Genomic segment of Andrena cerasifolii isolate SP2316 chromosome 16, iyAndCera1_principal, whole genome shotgun sequence:
gagaaaacaaaatttattgcacaaatgagagcaaagtgaaaaaattatacgtttttcacatgaaaaaacgaatttaaaccattatttatatacgaatggggtacaggatggaaaaactgatatgttacatcgtagataataccattaagaatatgcgtgccaagtttgaactcaatcggacaaatagttttggagatatttgataggtcatctttgaaaatgtagtttcgagaaaaacgcaaaagaagaaaagtagaatggtcgctacctgctgcggaatatcgacatccgcgcctcgttgaaagcctataactcggctattttggggaatttttgggtctacaatgacttaaattattcttaaaacttaataagaaaattcaaagaaaaaagaaatcgtgttttcaaaacttccagggtggcgtaaccccttaagaataagtagcgactgagaaaaCCGCCcatgattattttttatattggcaaaggaatctaccaccgcgggaacggtggcgctagtgtgcataacaaatatggacgacgcaagtagaccttttactatatgtttatatgcatccagtagtataaaagtatatttcgaagttttcttacagtaaaaaatgtcgaCCATTCGTTTGGACACAAAAGTTTGtgtggggaatttttgcgtctacaatgacttaaattattcttaaaacttcacgtaataagaaagtgcaaagaaaaaaaaatcgtgttttcaaaactttcagggtggcgtaaccccttaagaataagtagcgactgagaaaaCCGCCcatgattattttttatattggcaaaggaatctaccaccgcgggaacggtggcgctagtgtgcataacaaatatggacgacgaAAGTAGACCTTTTAAATGGGTACAAGCAACGCCGTCATCGAGAAATATCATCGAAGGGCAGAATATCGTAAATTCAGGAATGATAATTGTATGCGGTATTAGCGATGAAACAGAAGAGATGAGGAATACATATGCGCTATGTTTGCAAACGAGTGCGTTAACTTCTAACCCACACACGATTACGGGGAAGTTCAAAATTAAACGCTCAAATAATAACTTGCCTGAAGAGgtttatatagaaaaaatgGTAGGCCATGCATGCAAACATTTTTTATGACTGTCCAAATTGCTTTAGGTTAACTGCCTCTCAGCAagtctttcttctctttttaatttcaatGCTTCTCTCTGTTCAGTACGAGTCACAGATACTGGAACTGCATTTTTTCTTAACACTCGTTTGCTAGCATCTATATCAGGAAAATAGTaatcattttcacgaaaatgttttgagcaAATTATTACATCTCTCGTATCATTGGGGATATTCAATTTTCTTAACCATTCTGctggtttattaatcattttctAAATTTCCAAATAAATTTCTTCTTGCAATTTTActtgctccactttttggcacATTGTGGAAACTTAAATTGAGATTACTGTTCATTGTAGAGTTACAATTTGCTACACAACACTTTTTTTTGCAaacagttcgtcgatactgtgaaaattcCATTTCGTTCGGAGTTTTGAAGTCTTTGCCAATATGTAGTAGCAATAAATggtatacttgcgtcggccattactattagtttgcgtaccgaccgctagtgtcgcatagtCATGTTCTACTCTCAATTATACCATACTGAATCATAATGTAACACATTTATGCatagtaatattaaatttataatagtaGGAGTAGCTGTAGTTAAAGTGTGTTCAGTATAGACAAGTTTCACTGAAACTTTTATCAAGATCTACTTTCACTattctaaatttaatattactaGATATCAATAAAAGTGTTACATTACGATACTCGTTGACTGCTTCTTAACGTCCCCTGCAATATCATGAATGAAAAATCATAcgctttcatttaaaaaactcAGGCTGAACTTAGTTTTGAAATGACAAAAAAAGTATTTCAGAAATTTTGAAACACAGATAAATTTTAGTCAATAACTTTTGTTATGACATCATTCTAAACGGCTAAAAAATCGCGCGGATCGTTAGAGTGAACACCCTTTGTTTACGCGAACTACCCCATACTAGGGTGTTTCATATTTTAGAGTCCGAAAACTGCGGAAATCTGTGATTTTCACCAAATTTAACTATTTGTAGTTCACAActgcgttaaccgattttgatgaaattttcagcacgcaCACAGctcacttaaatctacaaaaggcattttttaaattttcattacgagcacagagaaaaaagttgaaaacacgacatttactatttttttccttattccaACCAatcgcaatttttttcaaaacgacgaatcacgtcacttagcaaactaatccttctatcttctcaaaaaaactcaggtcgtttggatcaattttaaacaagttattctgttttaaacggTGAcagaatacttttgcacgccactgtaagcGCCTCCATCAGTCCCGTTCGTGAAACAGGAGCCACCAGAAACTTCCGCTGCACCATACATCGAAGATCGATCTACAAAAAGGCCCCAACGTATGAGTAAGTGGTGCACGAGTGCACGAGCCACTATTTATCGGTACAAGACAGCATTGTGTCGCGACACAAACGCGTTTGGTCCAGTCGGGTCAAAGGACCTGGCGGACAAGGTGGCATCGAAGTCGACGGTGAAACACACGCGGAACAACGGCATTCCCATCTTTTCTACGTGCAAACGTAACCGATGTGCCTTGGAAAGTTATCTCCTTATAGAAACGTACGCACGTGTCTCGAGTCGATCGTGTATCAGAAGACAGAAAAATATGAACGGGTCCAGGGTTAATCTGCAGTTGCATCGCGGGTCCAAAGTCGTTTCATCCTCGATCGTCCCTTCACGGTTCGCAGTGGGTCAGGAAACGGTGCGCGCTTTTACGAGCCCCTTTATACGCGGTAATAACACGTCCACGTTCGAGGTCTACGGCTTCATTACGACACGATTTCTCGACTGGCGTTCGCTGGTTCGTCAGGTTTTCATTGAGCTTTCTTTCGACGCTTCTGAGATCGTCCGCGGTGATCTGTTCCTTCTTTTGGGTGTTGATCCATTCGTGAGCTGCGGATCGGCGCGGAGAATGGTGGATTTAGGTGGTTACCAAAGTCATGGATCATCAAGGATTCTTTTTTGTGTGGGAGGTATTGTTTTTCGTGGAAATAGAAAGGAAGATGTCACGCGCCATCTTTCCTTATTCTGACCTATCTAATCCTTAAGTGCTTGTCTTCTCTTAAGCTTCCAACGTTttcttttacttatttttcctgctatttttctttttctgctcatttccctttctttcttatatataagtataaaaatatatatatttttatttatttaatttcgacCTTGCGGCCCAGAAATGTGACTTGGTTTACAATTCCTCTTAACCTCACCCCTACACACATCTCCCACTCACTCACACTCACCCACCCCACTCTACAATTCACTTATCCTATTCGCCTCTATATATTCATCGCAATCTCTCTCCTATACCATCCGCTTTTCTATTAAAACTAGTCAGTCTCCtactattctattttattctattgcaCGCTATTATTCTTTGGTACCATTTTGCTCTCTCCCCCTCCTTatcttttctttcctccttcctTCTAAACCCCTTTAACCATTCCACCACTTCCACTACCCTTCTCTCCTGCAGTATTTTTTTCACACTTACATTTATTCTTTCCACACCTGTGCAATCCTCCGCCAGATGTTTTAACGACCCTATATCTCTTTCGCATAAAATACACCTTCTATCCTCCTCTTTCATCCAGTATCTATTCCCCTCTTCCATATTTGCGCATCTTGCTCTTGCCATAAGGCTCTGGCTTCCTCTTACTCTCTTCTAAATATTTTGGCAAGTTTACCCTGTATACGTGCTTGTACAATTTGTGGTATCTTGCTTCCCTTATTCTATTCCCTTGTCATTGCTGTTGGTTTTCTCCGTCCCTCTCCTTCAGTATTCTCGTTATGTCCTTCCCTTCCCCTTTTTCTAGCCTAATGGGCTGAACCcatttctatttaaatactCTGTCCTCCCTCTGCTATTTCTTGTGCTGCACCCCCCTTTTACCCTTTCCCTTAAACACTCCTTCACCAGGCAACGTCCTTCCGCACCCTCTAATCTTTCCTCGAATCCAAGCGCTCTTGCTCCTGCTTTAACTCGCAACTTCTCCCTCTTCGTTTCCTCCAGTACCATATAATCCGGCGTTGTTCTGTCCAGTTTTAGGCaccattttatatattttgtctGCACCCTCTCTAATTCCTCCCACTCTTTCCATCCAAATATTTCCACCCCGTACATCATTATCCCCATTATTAAACAGTCAAACAATAGCACCCTTTTCTTCCAATCATCTCTAAATAACCTCTCCCCTATGCCCCACACTTGTCCTACTGCCATATCTGCTGCCTTTGCCTTTCCCTAACATGCCCTGCGATGTCCCCATTCTTTTGCAGCTTCACTCCCATGTATTTAAACTCCTTAACCGTGTCAATTTCCGTCCCATTCCACTCTgtcttcctcttctttcctcTGCCTTTGCTGAACACCATGATCTTCGATTTTTCAACATTTATTTCCAACTTTTTCCTACTCCGAatcttatattttatatattttatatattttatatatcttCTTAATTCCTTTTCGTACGAAGTTTCTATCCTCGTCACTAGAATCATTTGGCACTTCTGCTTGAGTTTTATGTAGGGTGCCTCGGTGTAATATGCCACGGTTAATTTTAAAACCTGATATTTCGCAACTGTAAGTAGGATACGGGGGAGAAGATAAAACTACGCGAAAGTATGATTAATTATGTTTATTAGCTAATAATTACAGACATCCAGCACTTatagtttcataagaaaattaaaaatacacaaCTCTTCAAAAGTGACATTTTACCCAAGATGGTGCCTTAGATTGGGAACTAACGATTCTAAATTCGAGAATATCAacaatatttgaaattatttaagtaGTAATCGAAAACCTACGTAATCAGTGACAcgtcaaaatatttttcaaagatAACTATTTCTTACAAAGTAAACAGTCTCCAATCTCTAGCATGCAGTCTCCATAGACCcattttttgcaacaagtagttctTCATTGTCAGTCACATCTAAGtacttttttatcgtaataatagaGTTCACATATTTCGCAGGAGCTGTCATCTACATCAATCGAATCAGCTGGCAACTTACCCCACATGGCTATGGAAAACACGTGGAAAATTTCTGCACTAAGCACGTCGTTTTGGTCGATGTTTGAGAGGTTCATTTGTTAGTATAacccaggggtgcacagggagccgtttttggcgcctagctgcgagcaacccgcctgttccgttgctaaggttagaatcagtgaggagaactacaGTAGTttacgtgcgtgctcgtaggctcgtagcgtaaaagatttttttttaataaagtagTGCAGTAAAATCCCCCGCAAATACTCttttttggcacaaaattcgacATATTTAacagtattgaaaaaaagttgtttACACTTCGGCGGAAATGACATACGCTGAATTTGAACCTTGCTTATAGTACTTCTTTATAGATGCGCTACCGTCTTGAACTTCACGCACGCAGTTCTGGTAACGCCATCTGTCGCAAAACAGCGAGAACTTATTCAACATCCTAATATTATGTCGAGACTGTTCGGAACAAGAGTAAAGAGTGAGGGATGAAAGAGATATTGCGTGTTATATATAGGTGGTTTTGGTGGTTCAGAaagtgggggttgaaagggatgAGGCGTAGGGATCAAGgtacaaggatgagtaataagggGCGGATGAAATCACAGAAAAaggaatttaggatatttgctattgctattgTAGAACGAGCTATCTGTAGAAAGATTTACTACCTGTAAACGAATGACTAAaactatagaaaaataaatttaagtggcgTTGGTATACAATAAGCGCGCAATTATCGCCATCTACGAACTAAATAGGAAATTATTGAAAAGTGGCATATTCCCGAACGTGGCATATTACACCGAGTCACCCTACAAAGATATATTTTTTGATCGCATGAAATAAGATGGCGTATAAAACGTACCGCGTAAATCGAGGGATGAGTGCATATAAAACCCCCACAGTTCACTAAAAACTTCCAATAAAACAGCGAAACCCCCAAAAACACTTAACCGAAGGTCCCTCAATGTGTCCTCCACGAAAACTTATcgttgtaggggagaccggggcaaagtgaacctcggggtaaaatgagctttcttaatttattcttcaacaatagaatgtatttacaaattttggtgacgtaataaatgtgtgtaataccacaatgataattatacacattcagatatcgcaaaatttatttaaattcatttcaaaaattaaaaattaagttttagagactaacctaacctgtcagctagctgggaaaccacgcggcgtgatggaacagaatctaacctcaaaaaaaaataaaaaatctgccacaattgttgacaaccacggtgcaaaaaaagcCAGGAGCTGCCGTGCTACAcgcgtcattccagcgcaaggggttaatatttacctatatccttaattaaagttcttattttgttgcacctcactttaTCCCATAcatgcatcatttctttcaagttgatttttaatatactctaagtttattttaagtattgctattcgtcatttatcaatattaatgatcaaattatattataaatctattgccacggatttttattgaaagggaaaaattttattcgacttcaaactttttccgccccactttgccccagtctcccctacaaCCACTTTCTAGTCCACTCGTAAACAATACACTCCACCAAATAGGGATTAATCGAACATAAGTTATTTTTCACCATCGAACCATTGGTTCGTCGTAAAACACAGCTACCCTCGTGTCACCACGAATTTCATAGAATTCTCCATGCCTTCGAACCTTCCCGAAGGTCCTTTTGTAGCCACGTCCGTCAATATTCTCCGAAAGCCATTAAACAGTAACTTTCTAGTCGGGAAACCAAATCATCGTGATAATCGtaccgttttctttttttacccaCGACGATCTCTGCGATCTCAATAAATACCATTACCTTACAGGACTTCGATCTGTATCAGCGACTTGCTTACCAGTTTTGTAACCAGTCCCTCGCTGCATCCGTTTTTCCTTCTGCGCGACGGTTAAGGAGTTTATAGCTTCATTTTCCGATCATCGTTGCGTTTCTCGAGCGTCTGACAATTATCCTTCTAAAAGTACCGCTCGCTAGCTTGCTACTTTCGTTCCGATCGATTCGATCATCCGTGCACTGCCATAAACGGGCTCAAGTGTTTTCTACGGGATGCCAGAAGACAGAATGGTTTTCCGTTAAACACACCCCTCGTGCTTTTTGTAATTGTGCTGATTGCTTCGTGGCAGTGGATGAAAGTTAGTGCGCCTCTTAGGCTTTTTGCCATCTTCTATTTCACATTTTGATTCCACTGGTTCATCTTGGTAACGCGTGCCGCGCCACGTGGGCCACCGGTGGCACACGATATTTATTACTTCTAACAAggggagtattttaggtgtccgccaccgatcattttgatttttggatatgttatagaggaccgaaaaataagaaatacgtgtttttttatttttccccgttttcatatttggggggtgaaaactgcgttcaaagttaggggtgaaaaatcatttttgtggaatatctcgagaactattagagataggggaatagcgtcaatggacgaattttgtgtctttgaatgcgaaatatgactgactcgccagattttcaaaaatccacaaaaatgatttttcaaccctaactttgaacgcagtgttcactccccaaatatgaaaacggggaaaaataaaaaaacacgtatttcttatttttcggtcctctataacatatccgaaaatcaaaatgatcggaggcggacacctaaaatactctccttgtaagtgaaaATTTTGTTTCCAAGAAAGAAGGTACAGTGGGTGATCAAATTACctgttataatattttatattaaaacagttAAGTTTTAAATGAAAGTCTAGTTACACagaattcttattatttttctacgaaGTGATGTTTGTAAATTACAAATATACACTTCGCAACGCAGCATTATCTGTCACATGGACGCTTTTATTTCTCTACAAATAGGAACATATTTTTCGTACTGTGGCGCTAATAATTTGATCGCCCACTGTGTCTCCCAATTCAGTATCAAAATCAAAGTAGTACAAAAGGAAGCTGagattatgaaaaatataacacaactaCTATTCCTCTGTAATTGAATATCGCAATATACTTTTCTCGTCACTTTTTATAGTTTTACcaaaaatctgaatttccaTCGTGACACCTTTTCCACCGTGAATTTCCCCATTTAATTAATGAATACCTCAGGAGAACGGAGTTTCTATTTTAGGTTCGAGTTGTCGAAGAATTTGGATATGCTCGTGTTTATTTAACTGCAATATTTCAAGTTTCGTTGCACttgtattttgaaaatttaaagtttCGGTCGCTGCGTATCTTTTGAAGGGATTATTAGGGAATTTTCATATATGTTATACCAAAAAAAGAGCGGATGGTCCAAATGCAAaggtattatttaaaatacatcttgcaataaaataattcgtCGTTTCTCTTTCCTTTTTGCAAATGAAATTTGCGAATAAAATATTCGAACCTAATAAAAACGACGTGGTCAATAGCTGTATCATTTCCTCTGAGTTTTCTCATTGTGTAGCAGTAATTTCTATACACAAGCTATCGTTTCGACATACTTCACTTCACAGTTATTCTCGTTGGGAATAAAAGGATCGCAACTTTTTCTCCCGTCCCTCTTTTTTGCAGGATATTTCTAGTCGTTCCCCagctctctctgtctccctctcAGTTATTTTCTGTTGTGGCCGTTCAAGGTGCTCGGCTGCGTGAAAAAAAAGTCTCACGACGAGTCGCGAGCGATCCTGACGGATCTGACTTTGAAATCGCAACGTATGTCAATGCCAACTCTGCCTGGCTGGCAGTCAGTGTCAGTGACGCAACGACGCTTTCAAAGGCCACATTGCTAATTACGTGGTAAACCTTCTCCTTAGCCATCGATTGTTGATAAACAACGGATGCGTAAGACACCCGTAGAACAGGCTCCggtattatttgaataaaacatTTTAGAAATGATTATTCGCGTAATACTTTGCGCGActagaaattattttcaaatactcaGTGGTTAGGTTTATTTGAGCCAGGAAATAAGTAAGTCTGAATTACTTCGTTATTTAGTTAGTAatcaaatgattttttattttatgtttggTATACATATTTGAGTAAGTGTCGTTTCTAATGCGGCGTTCTTCCAGAGGAAGTATTTCAGACCAGAATAATCCTGATAGCGAACACTGGTAAGattatctattattttacttGAAAAGGGCACCTATGTATGTAAAATAAAACAGTTTGAActgatttatttggttttggcATAAAATGAGGGTACtttttctaaattaattttTGGATGGGAGTAATGTaagtaattcaaataatttattatttcaaatattatgaTGTAGAATTAAGTTCTTCTCAGCAGTTTCGAATCTGTTTCGTCTTAACATATTTTGTAAACTGTAGTTTCTACTGACAATGAGAAGTGGATATCACGTAATAATCTGACTTATGCaacattaaaaaatagtatTTGAAATGACGAATTATTTAAGTTACTTTATTAGTTTTAAGTgaagaatattatatatataatttagcaAAATTATCCTTATATTGTACTCATTGTACATATCACAAAATTGAAATTAGTGAGGAAAGTTTGAAAAATCATCTGTGTGtctaaaaagaaaattaccATGTGGCAATATTAAAACAACAACTTCCATATCCGGACTGAGTTATCCATAGAATTTTAGGTATTTAAAGTATCATCCATACTTCAAGTCATCGCACAGTAACCCATTACAAAATGCCGGTAGGaaagaccggggcaaagtgacgcgaaaaaagtttgaagtcgaataaaatttttccctttcaataaaaatccgtggaaacagatttataatataatttgatcattactattgataaatgaagaatagcaatacttaaaataaacttaaagtatattaaaattcaacttgaaaagaaaatgccaaagcgaccattttaccccatatatggggtaaagtgagctgaaataaaatacgagttttaattatggATATAGGcaaattattaaccccttgcgctgggatgacgtgtgtagcacgtcagttacTTCTTTTTAACTGttgttgtcaaaaactgtggcagatttttcatttttttgaggttagattctgttccatcacgtcacgtggtttcccagctggctgacaggttaggttactgcgcacatcactcgcgcatcttttctttgcagctcagtttaccccggtcactttgccccgaatgtgtactcaatggaaaattaattatttaataatgttaggattaatgttttctcaaacgcgtgtacatgtatgtttataagcttgttataaacacgcagaaaaaatttggagttaaaataacacatttaagactcatctatccaaaaagctaaattgaaaagaaaaccaattggaagcctctaaaatttaatttttaattttttaaatgaatttccataattatcattgtggtattacacacatttattatgtcacaaaaatttgtaaatatattccaatgttaaagaataaattaagaaagctcatttccaCTCAAGGTttactttgccccggtctcccctacgcacTTACATTATTCTGACATTCTGCATGTTCAAAACAGAATTCTGGTTGAACACAACATTTATTCATAACAAATTTGTCATATTATATAGGTGAAGATAGGATTACAAAAAGTTCAAAAGTACCGCAGTATACATATCTACAAGTTTTTTGGCGGTAAGTTTAGCAAGTTGAACGTGGGACACAGGCTCCGCTGTAACTATTTCTGACATAGTTTGATGCGCATGTACAGCCAGGTTCGCGTCTGCATGTCGGGAAAAACATCTAAACCACCAATATCATTGAAATTAGAGTTGCAATTATCGCGGTATAATTGATAAGAATCGTGTCACACACTTACAATGTATCGACATAGTGGATATTGAATAGTACACGTTTCATCGCAATTTCGTCCGCACGCCGACCAGTATTCGTTCATTGGGCAGTTGGGTACCACTGGACCTAGTCCTCCTCCATATACTTGACCGTCTTGAATAATAATTGTGTGAATTATGGTACACATTTAGGATTCGCAATTTCACAGATTCGCAactccgcgatccctacatctAGAGACCTAGAAATAGAACTAACACTTGGTCAGAGCAAGGATTTTGAGGACACAATCCTGTGTCTAAGAACAGAAACAAGGATTTACTAGTGGCAAGCGGATCAAGTTCCGAAGAACATTTTATACTCTAATTAAATTAACCTTTCTAAAAAGGTCGTTCGCAAAATATCTTTTACAAGGCACAATAATTTCTGTTAACACTCTGCGTGACGTCGGGGTGTCTTCGCGTCAACGAGTTGCCATCCTGTGGGCCACGCAAAGTGTTAGTGCAATTATTCAAGGCACAATGAACTCCATAATCGTGGACTAGGATACatagtatttaaaaaagaagacaGTAGTGCTTGTCGCCACAAAATTATTACATTTCTGGATACAAAAGTGGGTCTACACTTAGAGACCCAAACTGAGTGTACTGATCTTGTGGAACAAAGTGGCAActcagaaatagaaatattgaaTTTACACTACTTTAGAGTGGTTAAAAAACTAAAttcaatatttctatttctgagTTGTAGTTATTTCTATTTCTGAGTTGAGAAGTAGATCGAATTATTGCTCAATAATATCTTTTTTAATTCTACTCTACAAAGTTGATTTAAGCGTTCTGGGATAAATCTATGAAAACTTACAAGCAACGCTCACCATCAGCAAGCACAGCAGCATGTATCGATACATCGTCGATGTATTGATTCTTTCTCTTCCCTCCACTCGTTTCAAATTCACTTTCCTCTGTGAGTCGACATATTTCATCGGCACCAGTTTTTATACTCTCTATTTCCGTGACAAACATGCACATTGGTCATCGTCTTTATTTTCGCGATAGCGTTATCGCAGGGTCTACGAAAACATTTCCTTTCATCGCTATTAGTGAGATAATGTTAATACCTCCTTGTTGCCAGTTTCTGTGCAGCGCGAACAACAAATTTGCCGGTAATAACTTATTATTTGAATTGTTAACTTAGTCGATAACTGAGTACAGGTCCTGAGTTATTTTTACATCTTGTATTTTCCGAGGCCACAGGTAAGCCCCGTTAGCCCTGTTACGCCCTTGCGACCAGTTGCTGGCAACTTGGtcgccgacgaccacgaggtGTACGgggatatacagggtgattggcCCGAAACGCCTGATCCGCCTGGCAACtgtgacgaggtcaaccccccgtggcGTCTCTCCGAAGTTatagctttcgaccctcgaaggggttggagtacctattaagaagtgagaaatcttcgaattcctcatttctcatcagatctgtgCGAAAGcgacgccaatggattcctggcgttccgtcgattaaaatcatactaaacatcatgcaaatcggactatttcgACACAAGCtattccttatgtaaaagtagtccgagtTTGCATGatgtttggtatgattttaatcggaaaACC
This window contains:
- the LOC143377498 gene encoding uncharacterized protein LOC143377498 isoform X1, yielding MCMFVTEIESIKTGADEICRLTEESEFETSGGKRKNQYIDDVSIHAAVLADDGQVYGGGLGPVVPNCPMNEYWSACGRNCDETCTIQYPLCRYIMFFPTCRREPGCTCASNYVRNSYSGACVPRSTC
- the LOC143377498 gene encoding venom serine protease inhibitor-like isoform X2; translated protein: MKYVDSQRKVNLKRVEGRERINTSTMYRYMLLCLLMVSVAYGQVYGGGLGPVVPNCPMNEYWSACGRNCDETCTIQYPLCRYIMFFPTCRREPGCTCASNYVRNSYSGACVPRSTC